The genomic window tagcttctctgtgtgtgtgtgcgtgcctgtttgtgtgccagtctgtgtgtgtgtgtgtgtgtgtgcgtgcgtgcgtgcgtgcgtgcgtgcgtgcgtgcgtgtgtgtgtgtgtgtgtgtgtgtgtgtgtgtgtgtttttgacagACCTGGGAGGCCCCGTTAGACAACAGCGTGTCCAACACACAGTGCGAGCAGCCGCACAGGGCTTCCATTTTTCCTTCGTTTGGGTGTGGTTCCAagcgtgagtctgtgtgtgtgtgtgtgtgtgtgtgcatgtccgtgCGCgaacgcgcgcgtgtgtgtgtgcacacatggtTGGATGAATCTACGTGAATAAGAAACCAAAAGAACCTGCCTAAGCAGCTCATCGCCCCGGGGGCAGTATCCTGTTATTAttttgggtttgttttgatcTTCCTGTATAAAAGAAGCTGTGGGCGCGTGTAACCCTCTCTAGGCCGTCTCTCCTAACTGCAGTACCCAAAGCCATTCCTGTAGGTGGACATGCTAGTGTTTCTCGGACCATTTCTTATGCCATAGTTTTTCCCGTCGTCATTCACGGTTGTCATACAGACCAAAAGCATGCAAAAATCGACGTATCGTAGTAAACGGGCTGGAATCTGGTGGTAATATACAACTATTTACTGTATGTTTTAGTTTAAATGAATGTGCCTCTGCTTTGATATTTAAAATGATCATTATCTATATTGAGATGTGGATCTGCCAGATTTCTACTGTTAAGGTGCCTTGTTATGGCATAAGAAATTTCAAAAAGAAGAACGCGAATGGACGATGTGTGTCGTCATGGCGACGCTGGGAATCTAGAGAGGAAGGAATCTCATGTCTTAGTTTGCTACGGAGCAGGTCATAGACGTATAGGGGTATGGCTACACTGTTTGGTATTGTGTACATGTTTAGGGTAATACTGTGCCATATAGGCCTAGTGCCCACACAAAtatgttaatgttatttttaaagGACGTTTTAATGTTGCCTGATGACTTTGTCTTTAGATTTGATACAAAGGCTTGTAGCCATGGCTCTCCCAAAGTCtgtcgtctttctctctctttctcgctctctttttctggcattattctctctctctgtctctctctcgctctctatctctctcttctctcgttTTGGTCTCCCCTTGTTTCTCTTTGCTGCaatcaaacaaaataaagtatTAACCTGATGACCCAACCGAATGCTCCCTGGTCTCCAGAAGCCTCTTTTGTCTATCTTTGGTTTTTCGATTAAAACAATGTCTTTCCCCGTAAACATAGAACACAGGTCAATACCGCTGTGCGTGAACTTTGAATTTCTTTGTAAAAAATGTGAACTGCAGTGTTCCCAAAGTTGTCTCAAGTGTGCCTTTCTCGTAACCTAAAACCCCTTACTCCCCTTCTGTATGAAATGCGCACAGAACATTTCTTTGGCAAGCGCAAAATGCTGTGGGTGCACTCCACAAAGAAGAATTAGCCTCGCAGGCTAGCTTTATTTtactcccccaacccccctccccctcccccctgattATAGGTCTACATCCTATGAGCAAGGCAGATTAAAGCAGCCGCTTCATAGTTGTTGATTATTTTAACCTGCAGGTTACACATGAGGTAACACCCTGTGCTATTTCTGGGCGGGCAGGCCATTCCAACAgcgtgtgtcaatgtgtgagtGTTCAGTTTGCCAGGGAAGGCAAAACGGCTTCAAACGTTCTCAGCGAACCGTCGCCCTAGACACTGCTGCTGTCGCTTCGAAACCTCAAAAGAATCCGAGGGCCATCCATACAGATGGGAGAGAGATAGCGGACAAACACCGCCTGTGAAATGGGTGGccgggagagacagacagagagagtgcgaTCAGGGGGTGAATGAGTTCATGGGTTTCAAGGCCGGCTTCCTCTCACTAGTGACACACAGTGTTGGAAATGGAGAGTGCTTTGTTGTATTTTCCACTAAAAGAGAGATCCCAGAGAGGTGGTTAAACGAAGAGACCGACTAGGCGATGCTTGActgatattatattatttaggaGCCTTTTGCCGAAGTGGCCTGCAGTTAACTTATTTGGTTGAGATATGTTATCAATATGTAGGTAGGGGCCGGGTTTTTTAAAGCAGGAATACCTACAGGTAGAACAACTGACCCCCCCATCCTCACCCACATCCAcacgcatgcattcacacacacacacacacacacacacacacacaggtggcgCAAGCCTTTTCTTTGAAAAATCATGTACGTCTGTGTGCCTAACGAAAAAGCATGATgagtcaaagtgtgtgtgcatgtgtgtttgaatgcgtgtgagtgtgtgcgtacgtacgtgtgtgtcgGTGATTCTGGGAATAGAATGAGTCACTGGATGACCACTGCCCTAATGTATGCCATTTGCCAAAGCATTCGATCAATGTTTCAAATATTATGCAGGGGTGACTGAGCTGCAATGTTCAACgtacaagttttttttttggtattttaccATTGTCCAATAACCTTGAGgcttaagagtgtgtgtgtgtgtgtgtgtgtgtgtgtgtgtgtgtgtgtgtgtgtgtgtgtgtgtgtgtgtgtgtgtgtgtgcgtgtgtgtgtgtatatttgttccAATGAGAGCGCATTGTGTATCCCAGGAATGTTTCTACCTGCATACAAAACGCAAGGATGTGTGGTCCTTCTCGAATGCACACAAATTCCCTTtattctctgcccccccccccccccctctctccctccctctcctcttcttttgctctccctccctccttattTTTAACCTTCTCTCTTTAGCCCGGCAAGCACACATGCCGAGTCATCGTTCACCGCAGACAGACCAGGGCTAATGCGTAATGGGTAAACACACTTTAGCCGAGACCATCACAGCCGGACGAAGGTCACTCACCCTGCAGCCCCGGCCGGCGTTCACGTCCCCGTCTCCCCAAGGTTCTTCCCGCTGTGAAGGAAGCTGTGTTAAAAACTGCGAGCAAACCCTTTCCCCTATACATCCCCTTCCACGACAATCCACCCAACCGCACGTTCAAACATGTAACACTGACGTCACTAGCATGTCGGcctaccacaacaacaacaacaacaaccacaaaccACCAGTAGCCAGACACAAGGCCAACAAGTAGACTGGGCTATCGATCGCGGCCGGGCCACTGGACCACTGGACGCCGCCGGTGTTTGCCCTCCTACAATCTGAACTCTGATCTGATGATCACTGCTACCTAGCTCGCCCCTGTACAGAGGGTACACAATCCGCCTTCCTGCGCGCCTGACGTAGCTCATCGCAGAACGAGCGAGACGCTTGGTTCAAAAACGGTACCACTGTGAAACGTTATCGCACCGCTCGTGGGGTGTGCGCTGCCTTGAGTGACAAAGCATGACCGGCTCTTTCAGGAAGatggcaggtggaggtggatgcgtCGCGGTGCTCGCAGCATGTCTTGTCGCCTTGGCGACCGGAGCGGAGATCCATAGGAATGAGCGTGGTAAGGTATGTCAGTGCATGGTGGTTTCGGTTTTTTGGCGCGCCTACTGTGCAGAGCACGGGGGTCAAAGCCGACACAGGAGACAGGTGGTGTGGCTTGTTTCTGTCGTCATTCCACGTAGCCtctatttttttgttaaaaGGGAACTGTCACGCTTGCTGTTTAGTAAGAGTAGTCGCCTCTCTCATTGGCAGGGTGGGTCAAAGTCGGGTAAAAATATCTAAATCTTTAATGAAAATTCTGTCCGAATCACCCCAATGGAGAACACATATCGCAGAACAATTGCGTCAATGGTCTGACTTCTCCCCACAGAAACGGAGTGCATGTTAAAGGCCGAGACAGTTACACAGTACGAGTAGGAGGCCATGTTTTCTAATATTATAAATAGCCGAATTTGACCCTTCAAATTCGTCATTATAAAAAGCACCACTTCAGAGGTTTTGCTCTGAATATTAGGAGACTAATTTGATGTTCGGCCAAGCCTGGGCCATCAAGCCACTGCGGCCTGAATTTTCTTCCCAGCCATCCAACCACAAGAATGTTGGCAGCAGCTTGCCAGCACAGTAGGACTTTGCCCAGGCCGTGGGAGGGGACCGGACGTGCCAAGTCAACATGGTTGACCACGCCACACCAGGCCTGCATTGATTGCATATTTTAGTTTAGTGTGAAAACTTCTTCATCTTCTACAATAGATGATACAGAGTGTAATCACTTAAGGAGAGAGAATATTCAGATTTTGGGAGATTTGGGTGTACTTTTTTCAAGTACAAGTGCATGTACAAGTAAAGGTTGACCTACATGTACAAGTACATATACAAGTAAATGGACAATTACAAGTAGAGATACATGTACCACTGCGAATACAAGTGCATGTACATttgcaagtaggcctacatgtacatgtacatatGCAGGTACATGGACAATTAGAAGTAGACCTACATGTACAAGTACAAATACAATGTAGAATTACAGGTACAAACACAACAAGTCGACCTGCATGTACAATTCACATGCAAGTACCatgttaaaaaacaaatgtaatgGGCACAGGCATTGTATCTGACATAGGAACTATAAGGCTAAGGCTAGGGAAGTAGATTAAGGTGAATGCTAGCGAGCTAAAGCGCTAACCCCCCatatccacctccacctgccccaGACCATGATACCAGGCAACAGCGTCATAAACCTGGGCCAGCAGACCAACACATGGAGACCGCTGGCTAAGACCACCGCCAACCTCACAGATGTCCGAAGGTATCGCAACACATAAAACACCCCAATAGAACCGCTACGCTAGCGTAGAGCTCAATCATCGCATCGCAAACCCAGCTGCTGTGGTTTTTAAGATCTGCCACGTCTTTTCATGGACACAGATGTCGATACTTCAGAGCAATCTGTCGATGGTGGTCATATATGGTCAGGTTGTAAGGTCGGGGCGAAGCGATCAATTTTGAGCGTTTGAACCTGACATCTATGTAATACTTTAAATCTATAGTGAGCGATAGACACATTTATACGCCACTTTATAGTTTCAAACAAATCCACTCAGCTTTAAAAAGGATCCCTTCAGGGATCTAGACATATACAAAAAGGAACATGAATTGGACCGAATAGAGCCGAACACACAGTTGTAGTGTAAATGTATATATCATCCTACCTCTACACACAACTTTGTGTTGCAAATATGTCAAAACATCTTGATAGAGCAACACAGTTTGTAGTATAAATACATCTATATATCTTGATATATCACACAgtttgtagtaggcctacaagcATATCCATATCttgatatatacacacagtatGTTGCATAAATAAATCCATATATCTtgatatatggatatatatatatcacagtTTGTAGCATAAACATATctgatatatatgatatatacacacagtttGTAGCATCAATTCATACATATAACTTCATGTTTCAACATTTTCGCAGCATCAAGTCGACTTTCGAGTTCCGGACCTTCGACCCGGAGGGCGTGGTCTTCTACGGGGACAACCACAGCGGCGATGAGTGGTTTATCCTGGCGCTGCACGGCGGCGTCCCCGAAATCCAGATCTATAAAGCCGACATCCTGGTCAGCGTGACAGGGGGGCCGCGACTTGACGACGGGCAGTGGCACCTGGTGAGAGAGCTCACCAGGCCAATGAAATGAGTGAGAACGGGCATGACGCCGCCGGCTGAATGCTAGTTCCTGTCGGATTGGACACACTGGTAGCCCCGGTGGAGGGCGGGCGGGAAGTATGTCGTTATTCCCATAAGGTGTTCCATTATATTTTTTGGATGAGAGGGAACTTTAAGAATAAGAGAGGGATGAATGTATAGGCGACATTGTGCAAGAAATAAAGTTAAAGATAAAGTACTAGATCAtatgattattataaaaaaatcatattaTTGAACATTATGATAAgaagttattaaaaaaaacacgttatttattttttataaaatattttttcctGAACGTTTTTTTAACAATTGCGTGTATTTAGAAACAATTAAGATAATTTTAACATTTTCTGCATGTCGATCAGATTCGCCGTCCTCGATTGTTACATGTCATTTCAACGAACAACGAAAAAAGCCGGATAGTGAAGAAGAGCGGGGAGTGGACCGCGGCAGTACACCGAGAGTCAATGAGTGTTCCTGTGtggctcctctgcctctcccccctctcccccctctcccccctctcccccagatgGAGGTCAGCACCGAGGGGAAGTTTGTGCTCCTGGAGGTGGACGGCTCCAAGGCCCTGACGGTGGGCCTCCACTCCCAGAAGGTGAAGGAGGTCATCACCGGCCAGCTCCGTCTGGCCCTGGGCGGCATCCTCATCGACAGCAGCCGGCTGCTGGTGccggtgcgtctgtgtgtgtgtgtgtgtgtacatgtgtgtgtttgtgcgtgcatatgtgtgtgcgtccgtgtgtttatgtgtgtgtgtctttctgtctttacatgtgtgtgccaatgattataaATTATTGTCTAAGTTACGATAAAagtcaaatgaatgaatgaccaTGAAACCATCTTATCAATATTTTTGATAAGATTCTCACTTTGAGAGAGGCAGCGCTCCCTCTTTATCTAAaactctttctcctccctcccccccaccccctctctcccccccccccccccgccctggtgCTGACCCGGCATGGAGCAGTTGAGGCCAGAGATGGATGGCTGCGTGCGGGCCGGCAGCTGGCTGGATCTGACCGAGCCCTGGGAGATGGTGGAGGGCGGTGCAGAGCTCCGGCCCTGCCTGGAGGCCATTCAGCGAGGGAGCTATTTCCCCGGCTCAGGGTTCGCCGTGTTCAACGTCTCGGGTGAGACTCCAGGGACTTGGCCGAACACAACGCTTAGAATTCAGATATTCTTCGTTTTTTGGGGGTttagaagattttttttttctttaaaagtcAATAAGGAAGTTAATGAAAAAAAAGcgagtgagttagtgagttaaaataaaaaaagatataaaagAGGAATGGACAAAACCTGAAGTGGAGTGGATGTTATtttgtaatataatattttatattttatttttagattGGTAACTGTCTTTATCTGCTGTGCACTTTATTGTTTACTTGTCTTTACCTGTTCCTTTGTATGATTGTATGATTGTTACCTTTGAAGAAATTGATgataaagctgactttgagaTTGAGTTTGAGTTTGAGTTTTTGGTCTCCTTCTAGCGTTGCGCATCGAGGCGCCGAAGGGCGGAGTGGATATTGTTCTGGGCGGGGACTTTGCTCAGATGAACGGGACACTGCTGAGCCTCAGAGGTGGGGACCACGCCCTGGCACTGAGCTTGGAGATCAACAATCACTCACAGGTATACTCGCCCAAGAAAACACAACTTGGCTCTGAACAACACAGCCCGCGAGCTACTATGGGCGGAGCCAAACCAAGGCCCCGCCCACAGCACCTGGAGGCTAGTGGGCTCCTATTGGTTGAGCCAAATTTTGCCAGGGAATTCACTTTTCTGAATCGACATGTTTCAACGAGTggtaaacaacaaacaaatctaAAATCACGTGAATAGAAATAGAACAGAGATCTGATATTTTCATCCAGTCACACAAAcgatctctgtgtctctgagaTGCAACTTTCTGTTCACCCTGCGCTCAGTCAGGTCGTCTCTTCAGAAACGTGTTCGTGGAAACAATCTGTGATCTTTGCTTCCATTTACAGACAATGCTGTTCACATACGGGAAAACAGAGATCACCACGTCCACCATCACAGATAAACTCAGGCTCATCTTTAGGGAGCGGTTCTTTGCCGTGTCATATGACGGGGATTACATAATTGACAGCGCAACGGACCAAACCGTGGAACAAAGCATATGGAGAGAGGGCCAGCTCGCCATTGGAGGACTTCTTGGTGAGATgagaaccaatcagaaccaCAGAGCACCAAATCCATAACATCTTGTCTGTTAGGACCCTCAGAAGAGTTGTATTTATATAAACCAACTTGTTTGGTGTCTCTAAGGGGGAGAAATcaataataaatgtatttgtttatttgaaagGAAAGggaataaatcaataaaaccaatgaataaatatattagGAGAATAAACCACCATGGACTAAATGGCTGGAATAGGCATTAAAGATATTTTTTACTGTGTCATTTTTTGGAACAACAATCTAGCATACAGTCATGACCCACTGTTTAACCAAATCACTCCTAATTAATGATTCTTATTTGATAACgtttttgttggtttttttaCTAGCATTATATTTATTCACTTTTTATTTGCGAGCGATATCTTGCAAACAGATGGCGTAGATTAGTTACCTTTAGGGTATAACGTGGGCCtggaagccctttgagactgtaactttGATTAAGGGCTATGCTCATACACTTGGATACAAGTCTTTATCGACCTACCTAGGTTGGTAGTCTATAGAAAACAACTGCAAAGATGCATTGTGTTGCATTGTTTcatccacaacaacaaaaatgcccccccccctcctctctccttcttcacTGTCTGCTCTCAGGTGAAGAAGAGGACGCCGTCGGCAGCAACTTTCTGGTCGGCTGCTTAGAGAAGGTCGTGGTCCAGGGAAAGCAGCTGGACATGGACTTGTCGGACAAGGACGTATCCATCTCGTCCCATAGTTGCCCCGTTCGGTAGAGGCCCACCGTCAGGGCCTTTTAGCAATCGGTATTCTTATAATTAGTTTTTTTGGTACTACTATCGTCTCATGTATCTTTTGTCATCTCGTCACGGATGTTGTTTGGGCTAAATTTggcaataaaacaaaacaaaacagcagtGTCTCGTCCTCCATGGGAATTATTGCAACTTCACTTTGTTGGTCTAACAACTCATGCCAGGGACCCAGGGCGGGGTGATGTGGGTACAGTTGATCCCAATTCAAATAAGGCATCGctggaaaatgtgttttcttcaaACTGGCGCTCCCCTAGTGCTCAAAAGATCATGTGAATATCAAATGAAAGACGATGGCAGTTTTGTTTATTGAACGCTTGCTTTGGAAATACAGCACCCTCTAGTGGACGAATGACGACAGCAATACTCGCATTGCCCTTAACGTTGACACAAAAGGCAGAGCAAACTCACAGTGTTGCGTCACCACCACCTACGTATTgtcatataaataaaataaaataaaaccaaaacatagATCTAAAAAAATACAATCGCCCCGTTTGACGCCGTGCCGCGGGTCCCATCCTGAGAATGGGCGCGGTTTAGGGTGTCGGGACGCAGGAGAGGTTGCCAATTACCCCGCTGTCGCAAAGTGAAGTGTCGTGAAACTCGCCGCCCAGTGAAGATGGCGGCCGAGCTGCATCCGCGCAGCGGAAAGCTGATAGGCCTGTCCAACTCCAACCGAACCGCTCAGCGCAACCAACCCGTTCAGGAATTTAACCACGGGCTGGTTCTGAGCAGGGAGCCGCTGAAGGACCGGGATGTCTTCACCGTCCGTATCGACAAGAAGGTAAACACAGGAGGCCCTGCCCTGTGGTCTCCAGCGGTGATTAGCTGCGGGGGGACGCGGGGAGGACGGGGTCCGTGCGGTGCTGGCTCCTGTCGTCCGCAGTGGGGCTTCGGCTATTGTTGGTCGGGGCGGTGGGACACTTGACAGCAATTTAAGAAGCTGTCAAGTCAGTGTTGTCATGGTTAACTCGGCGATGCAGGATTATAATCCctggtagagtgtgtgtgtgttgtaggcaGTGTGGATGGGATGTGCACAGGACCACTTGTGTATCCCACTTGATTACGAGGCTAGCTCAAGACAGTCCCTGTAGCCGATATGATCAATCTGACCTGGACTGGAAGCTAAATGTGCTAGCTGGCTAATACTAGCCACCAGTAGCACCGAGCCCCGTAATATATCTGCTTTCCGGTTGGCTACCATGTCTCTAGGGTGCTTTGAGGAGCGCACTGCTGTTTATCTGTCCTAAAAGCCTGTTAACACGACCACGTAATCTGACGGACTGTCGCTGTTTAGGCTATTGGTTCCCGATAAGCCAATGTCGATAGTACACAAGCCAGGCTTACATGGTTGTTGCTGTTCCCGGGCGTGCAGACTAGTACACTGAGAAATAATGAGAGGACACTCAGTGTCAACTTTGCGTCCAGATGGCAGTCATCTCTGTATGCGAAATGAAGAACACACCGCCGGTTAAACACTGCATCCGTGTCAACATCATCGGCGTCTACTTTGTTTAGATTGTGCTTCGACTGAGCAGATACCACTGATAATGTAGAAGAGCAGGGTAAGTTTTGGGGTCTATCGACTGGTATCCTGGTTCCACTTGAAGTATGTTTATTCGGAAAGGACTGCCAGCGTGCTTGGCTTGTCAACAACACAGTGCaggccggctggtgggtgaatGGGTCATAGATTCACTTTGACCTACCCACATCCGGTCCAATGCCTCCCAAATTGCCAGACATTAAAATAAAGTGCTATGCCCAAAGACCCTCCATCGCCAGCCTCTGTTGTCATCCAGACAATGGCAGTTGGAACGAGATAAAAGGGTCCTATGGATTATTTCTGGCATATACATTACATGCTTGTTATGATGCTGCATATGTGATAGGAAGAAGCTTCTAAGAAGCTtattatactgtgtgtgtgtgtgtgtgtgtgtgtgtgtgtgtgcgtgtgcgtacgcgTCATGCCATTCATTACTCGCCCCCTAGTCAACATCTTTCCAGTACAGAGCAAGCAACTTGGCAACCTTGCTCCTGTTTGTTTATTCTATTGAGGCctagaggaagaagaagaaccaaaaaaTACACCCCTGGTTTGTGTTTCCATATCAAGTATGATTTTGTTTTCGCTTGGATCAGTGTTGAGTGCTGTAGTATGGCCGGGTATCGTCTACTAATCCAGTCGATGTACATTCACGTGTAGCTCTCGCTTTCCAAATGCATTCCTTCAAGGACAGTTTGATTCCAATGTTGAAAGACTGCCTAGATCTAGATTTGACTCTATTTAATTATGCACTGGTAAGCGAGATTCTCCGGTTGTACCAATGTTTTCCTTCAGACCGCACGTAACCGCAACAGAGACTCCAGGCTTGCCCATCAGGTGGCTGATGTGATGCTTTTAAAATCAAACCATTAGGCGGCCCtaatgtttgtctctctctgtgcttttAGTATTGATGGAGAACTGGCTGCACTGCATGTGTGAGATCCACCTAAAAGGTAGACTGCAGACGCCCAGCTCTCTGGTCCCTGTGCTGAGTGCGTGAATGAGCAGTGTACTGTACGGTACTGTTTCTCAGTCCGGTaacccacattcacacaatctGTGTTATCGCGCACTGCCTTAAATAGGGCAGACAGGCTAACCAAGGGCTTTTGGAGAGCAAGCCAGTGGACGTTGAAATACGGTAATTGTTAAACGCACATGATCGATTTGGCCACCAAAAATTGTGCTAGACCCCAGATCCAGTGCCCGTGaagaggggcgagggggggggggggggatttgtgtgtggctgcatgCCACTGGTTCTAGAAATGTTCTGCTTGGAAATGTGGGATGTTTCTTTGGTTGAGTGACATCTTCTCTTAACTATAGTGAAACACAATGGCAAGAGGTATGTCAATGTGGCTGGGCCATATATGGAACAGGGAGAAAGTATGCAATAGTTTCAGCTTTCGCCCGTTGTTGTGGGGCCCGTAGACGCGTTTGAAAATCAGAATAAAAATAGCTTGTTTCATGTGTCGTTTGAGAGCTCACTCATGGAGCACTTTTTTAATTTGGTGGCGTTACTGTGGGGAAATGGAACACCTCACAGCCGAGTGCGCATCATGTCGTCTTCCAAGGTCGAACAAAGACATGATGTCATAACCACCCGATCTATAAAGCTGCAGGGCTTATTTTGGGTGGCTACAAATTGAAGCCATCCTTCCTGGCTTTTTTTACTTTGAGAAACGACTACACTTGAGATTTTTGTTTGTCCCCATATTAAAATTAGCTTAGcatgtttttaataaaaataataattgaccTCAGACAAAGTGAATGTGTGAAGCTGCAACCATCCCTCGCTAGtagttttatttaattatgttatatttattatttagttaAAAATTGGGTTGACTCATGGCACTCTGatttgaataacacattttattcTTCTGTAATTGAGACGCTTGAATGCTTACATTAAAGCATTGgcaggcaatttggagaaacctTCCACAGTAAGCAAATTTTTAGAAAGTATCCAACTgaaatcccccccctcccttcaggcATCACCCTAaatccccctccctcacacgCGACTAGATCGCTAGTTTAGGAATAGGTCTGTCTAGTCTTGTGGAAGACACCAGTCATGCGCATgagtgcacagacagacagagtgcgtgcaggtagatagacagacaggtcaaTCATTTAATATGGGTCGAATAAAAAGATTGGAAAGGCTTTTTACAGGCAGTCACATATACTGGAATTAGATATATTGATTACGTCCAGGATGTATAGataatttcaacaaatatgacaaattATTTTCCAATTAATAATGGTTGGTACTTGGTaatagttgtttttttaacagtgGATTTTGTTGAACCGGGATTGAACTGTATTCATGTCACTTGAAGTATTTATTCTGTTACATCCTATTCTGTAACATGAATATTTCAAGACGTCTGCTTCTTGAACCTGACCCagtgacctattgacctttaaGTGCCCCCTTCCTCTAAGTCACAAGAATTCATGTTCCTATGATCTAGAGGCCCAAAGTTAGACTAGGGTGACCTCATAGGGTGGTTGGCACTGGTGTTGACCCACAGCCAGGAGGGCCTTGTGTCAAACCCAGAGTGAGGGGGGGCCTTCTCTCTATGTTCTTCCTGTGTTCATTGGAGTTGACCCACAGCCTTGGGTCAAACCCAGACCCAGGGAGGGGACCTTCTCTCTATGTTCTCCCTGTGTTCACGTGGGTTTCCGCCCCG from Gadus morhua chromosome 17, gadMor3.0, whole genome shotgun sequence includes these protein-coding regions:
- the shbg gene encoding sex hormone-binding globulin — encoded protein: MTGSFRKMAGGGGCVAVLAACLVALATGAEIHRNERGKTMIPGNSVINLGQQTNTWRPLAKTTANLTDVRSIKSTFEFRTFDPEGVVFYGDNHSGDEWFILALHGGVPEIQIYKADILVSVTGGPRLDDGQWHLMEVSTEGKFVLLEVDGSKALTVGLHSQKVKEVITGQLRLALGGILIDSSRLLVPLRPEMDGCVRAGSWLDLTEPWEMVEGGAELRPCLEAIQRGSYFPGSGFAVFNVSALRIEAPKGGVDIVLGGDFAQMNGTLLSLRGGDHALALSLEINNHSQTMLFTYGKTEITTSTITDKLRLIFRERFFAVSYDGDYIIDSATDQTVEQSIWREGQLAIGGLLGEEEDAVGSNFLVGCLEKVVVQGKQLDMDLSDKDVSISSHSCPVR